In Ursus arctos isolate Adak ecotype North America unplaced genomic scaffold, UrsArc2.0 scaffold_3, whole genome shotgun sequence, one DNA window encodes the following:
- the SHH gene encoding sonic hedgehog protein, which produces MLLLARCLVVLLVSALLMCPGLACGPGRGFGKRRHPKKLTPLAYKQFIPNVAEKTLGASGRYEGKISRNSERFKELTPNYNPDIIFKDEENTGADRLMTQRCKDKLNALAISVMNQWPGVKLRVTEGWDEDGHHSEESLHYEGRAVDITTSDRDRSKYGMLARLAVEAGFDWVYYESKAHIHCSVKAENSVAAKSGGCFPGSATVHLEQGGTKLVKDLRPGDRVLAADDQGRLLYSDFLTFLDRDDGAKKVFYVIETREPRERLLLTAAHLLFVAPHNDSAAAEREAPSGAGPPPGGAPGRRALFASRVRPGQRVYVVAERGGDRRLLPAAVHSVTLREEATGAYAPLTAQGTILINRVLASCYAVIEEHGWAHRAFAPFRLAHALLAVLAPARTDRGGDGGGGGGGRLPAPAPGAPDAPGAADAPGAVGIHWYSQLLYQIGTWLLDSEALHPLGMAVKSS; this is translated from the exons ATGCTGCTGCTGGCGAGATGTCTGGTGGTGCTTCTCGTCTCCGCACTGCTGATGTGCCCGGGGCTGGCGTGCGGACCCGGCAGGGGATTTGGGAAGAGGCGGCACCCCAAAAAGCTGACCCCTTTAGCCTACAAGCAGTTTATCCCCAACGTGGCTGAGAAGACCCTAGGGGCCAGTGGAAGATACGAAGGGAAGATCTCGAGAAACTCCGAGCGTTTTAAGGAACTCACCCCCAATTACAACCCCGACATCATATTTAAGGATGAAGAAAACACGGGAGCAGACCGGCTGATGACTCAG AGGTGTAAGGACAAGCTGAACGCCTTGGCCATCTCGGTGATGAACCAGTGGCCCGGCGTGAAGCTGCGGGTGACCGAGGGCTGGGACGAAGACGGCCACCACTCAGAGGAGTCGCTGCACTACGAGGGCCGTGCAGTGGACATCACCACGTCAGACCGCGACCGAAGCAAGTACGGCATGCTGGCGCGCCTGGCCGTGGAGGCTGGCTTCGACTGGGTGTACTACGAGTCCAAAGCGCACATCCACTGCTCCGTGAAAGCAG AGAATTCGGTGGCGGCCAAATCCGGCGGCTGCTTCCCGGGCTCGGCCACGGTGCACCTGGAGCAGGGCGGCACCAAGCTGGTGAAAGACCTGCGCCCCGGGGACCGCGTGCTGGCGGCCGACGACCAGGGCCGACTGCTCTACAGCGACTTCCTCACCTTCCTGGACCGCGACGATGGTGCCAAGAAGGTCTTCTACGTGATCGAGACGCGGGAGCCGCGCGAGCGCTTGCTGCTCACCGCCGCGCACCTGCTCTTCGTAGCGCCGCACAACGACTCGGCGGCCGCGGAGCGGGAGGCGCCGTCGGGCGCGGGGCCGCCGCCGGGGGGCGCGCCGGGGCGCCGGGCGCTGTTCGCCAGCCGCGTGCGCCCGGGCCAGCGCGTGTACGTGGTGGCCGAGCGCGGCGGGGATCGCCGGCTCTTGCCGGCCGCCGTGCACAGCGTGACGCTGCGCGAGGAGGCCACGGGCGCCTACGCGCCGCTCACGGCGCAGGGCACCATCCTCATCAACCGGGTGCTGGCGTCGTGCTACGCAGTCATCGAGGAGCACGGCTGGGCGCACCGGGCCTTCGCGCCCTTCCGCCTGGCGCACGCGCTCCTGGCCGTGCTGGCTCCCGCGCGCACGGACcgcggcggcgacggcggcggcgggggcggcggccgcCTGCCCGCGCCCGCGCCAGGTGCGCCTGATGCGCCAGGTGCGGCCGACGCGCCAGGTGCCGTGGGCATCCACTGGTACTCGCAGCTGCTCTACCAAATAGGCACCTGGCTGTTGGACAGCGAGGCCCTGCATCCGCTGGGCATGGCGGTCAAGTCTAGCTGA